A window of Conger conger chromosome 13, fConCon1.1, whole genome shotgun sequence contains these coding sequences:
- the LOC133107329 gene encoding odorant receptor 131-2-like, with translation MDQISSSEQLVLLSSDPMELRMKFAIVQVLVWFFIYIDIFMLFTFFSKQAFHSDTRYILFAHTLLMDSILLLLTDLVVLLSYFYIQIPVGHSCARAMDQNSSSEELILIDRDPKVLRVKTAIVQVLVWFFVYIDIFMLFTFFSKQAFRGDARYILFAHTLLMDSTLLLLTDLVVLLSYFHTWIPVSHCIALCFVMGISIKNTPYTITAMCLERYVAICMPLRHASISTTGRAIAAIIIIWAFSSVKVIIDLVIVTVTAPPSYFAMPSLCNYQIMLVTEWQHRMHVTFSQMDFFIIAVIVLFCYAKLMLAAQAASGENKQSVSKGRRTLLLHGVQLFLSMANLWVPFILDVVRKQSQYLFLPVRFFNFIAFTIFSRALSPLIYGLRDKEFSLALKYYMRCRASPSLEKHSS, from the exons ATGGACCAGATCAGCAGCAGTGAGCAGCTGGTTCTACTTTCTAGCGACCCCATGGAGCTGAGGATGAAGTTTGCCATAGTGCAGGTGCTGGTGTGGTTTTTTATTTACATCGACATCTTCATGCTCTTCACTTTCTTCAGTAAGCAGGCTTTCCACAGTGACACACGTTATATCCTGTTTGCTCACACCCTGTTGATGGACTCTATACTCCTGCTGCTCACAGACCTGGTGGTGCTGCTTAGCTACTTCTATATTCAGATTCCTGTGGGTCACTCCT GTGCACGAGCCATGGATCAGAACAGCAGCAGTGAGGAGCTCATTCTTATTGACCGTGACCCCAAGGTGTTGAGGGTGAAGACAGCCATAGTGCAGGTGCTGGTGTGGTTCTTTGTCTATATTGACATCTTCATGCTCTTCACCTTCTTCAGTAAGCAGGCTTTCCGGGGTGATGCGCGATACATCCTGTTTGCTCACACTCTGTTAATGGACTCTACACTCCTGCTGCTCACAGACCTGGTGGTGCTGCTTAGCTACTTCCATACGTGGatacctgtcagtcactgcatCGCGCTCTGCTTTGTAATGGGGATCAgcattaaaaacacaccttacacCATCACCGCTATGTGCCTGGAGCGATACGTGGCCATCTGCATGCCGCTTAGACATGCCAGCATTTCCACAACCGGCAGGGCCATAGCTGCCATCATTATCATCTGGGCATTCAGCTCTGTCAAGGTCATCATAGATCTTGTTATCGTCACTGTCACAGCCCCACCAAGCTACTTTGCCATGCCCTCCTTATGCAACTACCAGATCATGCTGGTGACTGAATGGCAGCACCGCATGCATGTCACCTTTAGTCAGATGGACTTCTTTATTATTGCAGTGATAGTACTGTTCTGCTACGCAAAGCTCATGCTAGCAGCTCAAGCTGCCTCCGGAGAAAATAAACAGTCTGTATCAAAGGGGCGACGCACACTCCTGCTCCATGGCGTACAGCTCTTTCTGTCCATGGCTAACCTGTGGGTCCCCTTTATATTGGATGTTGTTAGGAAGCAAAGCCAATACTTGTTCCTACCTGTCCGATTCTTcaatttcattgcttttactaTTTTCTCAAGGGCACTGAGTCCACTTATCTATGGCCTCAGGGATAAAGAGTTTAGCCTTGCTCTGAAATATTACATGAGGTGCAGGGCTAGCCCCTCTCTGGAGAAACATAGCAGCTGA